One window from the genome of Diabrotica virgifera virgifera chromosome 6, PGI_DIABVI_V3a encodes:
- the LOC126886100 gene encoding alpha-latrocrustotoxin-Lt1a-like — protein sequence MDVNVSDVDGNLPVHISAQFGCLEILKYLKEKGANISISDKQKYTLVHKAAQSGDLNVLQYLVEDCKLDVNVSDIDGNLPVHMIDMRQNNIKILKYLKEKGANLSISNKKKRTLLRKAAQYGKLEVLEYLVEYCKMDVNVSDVDGNLPIHMIDMRYSNVKILKYLKANGASISISNKKKRTFVHKAARCGNLKVLQYLIEDCKMDVNVSDVDGNLPTHMAAEFNEAEIMKYLKEKGANLSISNNQKHTLVHKAARYGNLEVLQYLVEDCKMDVNVSDVHGNLPAHMAAEFSEAESLKYLKEKGANLSISNNQKHTFVHKAAQSCDLEVLQYLVEDSFRYIPNKTRHALIHKAAQSGKFEFLQYLEEHCKMYVNVFDDNGNLPVHVINFNVEILKYLKDKGANLSISNNHKHTLIHKAAQSGDLEVLQYLVEDCKMDVNVSDVDGNLPAHFAAKSNKVEILRYLKSIGSDLNQCNHQGATLVDMAAAAGAVNVLNFLKDECKLSVNLDSRANHK from the exons ATGGATGTTAACGTTTCTGATGTTGATGGAAATTTACCGGTTCATATATCAGCTCAATTTGGATGCCTTGAGATAttaaaatatcttaaagaaaaaggTGCAAATATAAGCATTTCCGATAAACAAAAATATACACTTGTTCATAAAGCTGCTCAATCTGGTGATTTGAATGTCCTACAATATTTAGTAGAAGATTGTAAACTGGATGTTAACGTTTCTGATATTGATGGGAACTTACCGGTTCATATGATAGATATGAGACAGAATAATATCAAGATTTTAAAGTATCTTAAAGAGAAAGGGGCAAATCTAAGTATTTCCAACAAGAAAAAACGTACACTTCTTCGTAAAGCTGCTCAATATGGTAAATTGGAAGTCCTAGAATATCTAGTAGAATACTGTAAAATGGATGTTAACGTTTCTGATGTTGATGGGAACTTACCGATTCATATGATAGATATGAGATATAGTAAtgttaagattttaaagtatctCAAAGCAAATGGGGCAAGTATAAGCATTTCCAATAAGAAAAAACGTACATTTGTTCATAAAGCTGCTCGATGTGGTAATTTGAAAGTCTTACAATATCTAATAGAAGATTGTAAAATGGATGTTAACGTTTCTGATGTTGATGGAAATTTACCGACTCATATGGCAGCTGAATTTAATGAGGCTGAGATTATGAAGTATCTTAAAGAAAAAGGGGCAAATCTAAGCATTTCCAACAATCAAAAACATACACTTGTTCATAAAGCTGCTCGATATGGTAATTTGGAAGTCCTACAATATCTAGTAGAAGATTGTAAGATGGATGTTAACGTTTCTGATGTTCATGGAAATTTACCGGCTCATATGGCAGCTGAATTTAGTGAGGCTGAGAGTTTAAAGTATCTTAAAGAAAAAGGGGCAAATCTAAGCATTTCAAATAATCAAAAACATACATTTGTTCATAAAGCTGCTCAATCTTGTGATTTGGAAGTCCTGCAATATCTAGTGGAAGACT CATTTCGGTACATCCCCAACAAGACAAGACATGCACTTATTCATAAAGCTGCTCAATCTGGTAAATTCGAATTCCTACAATATTTAGAAGAGCACTGTAAAATGTATGTTAACGTTTTTGATGATAACGGGAATTTACCGGTTCATGTGATAAATTTTAATGTTGAGATTTTAAAGTATCTTAAGGATAAAGGGGCAAATCTAAGCATTTCCAACAATCATAAACATACACTTATTCATAAAGCTGCTCAATCTGGTGATTTGGAAGTCCTACAATATTTAGTAGAAGACTGTAAAATGGATGTTAACGTTTCTGATGTTGATGGGAATTTACCGGCTCATTTCGCAGCTAAAAGTAATAAAGTTGAGATTTTAAGATATCTTAAATCAATTGGAAGTGATTTAAATCAATGTAACCATCAAGGAGCGACTTTAGTGGACATGGCAGCTGCGGCTGGTGCAGTTAATGTtctaaattttcttaaagatGAATGTAAATTATCTGTAAATTTAGACTCACGTGCTAATCACAAATAG
- the LOC126886449 gene encoding uncharacterized protein LOC126886449, which produces MKMHSEEVSSVWLNRRYYEDAEIAHYEKLAKLTAERAKVMDSGKAQTPSQGLPYEISLHTLFALSAIESYTNWKLLNEVKLAGKFDDLVFKSDEKCMLLQAKNVKGGKNTQDFMTENPKKSDFSIAKYFLSYLTLKNFYEITPNSLILCTTARLNVDNIMDELPADAGPANLQKMFGLEPKKYRLKKEIMVDKLLNTTKQFQKNISKEETDKDKKEWKELEINREDIQSFICSFVVVKINLTNIKALIVSKLNKLDYQCKFPISSYEYVKVHVEDWYYLPAEKSMPMTKDYFMFILCGEHNRNFLQKLVSTKIYFKESYQLDSSNIFCVQIHDNISMYILKILRSIQKSETPYFSLKENTLCLMQEMEKTFHKMKYTMEQKVICDMMNTFRCDKIKYLIVSFLSLNQDQAVNFLKEISEYMISKKDSKKKVFIIIKEHYLQNSDPSVKIINDKIYFNSLETETKQHIYAKEIQFQGENVTLNNLITKNMNTELDDYQIKIDKGLKKIIFSEYTYSIGSNMQTQSKQKQENYVKRSLMANSGEFPEREFFEKIEKKIVVVTGPPGAGKTTLLKQLVSLKKAEDSKIRKKVKSKLTWIINVDLQKSKQFFRNDIEKTIYNLLCQNENITPDSSYFEGKLIESMGKILIIDGLDENCSEVINKIQNLLADHNSLQALNISLVIMGARDYNLILNLKKLRDLDSCELVKISPFSPCDQSSFFKKYLKQLLPAASIENDLFEKVINLAPAFKDICSTPLSLEMVSKIIKNKISKCDSIKSLRKVFDNVTNTYDFYNCYLQAIKDEFAQDDEIRLGAFDGYIDSLRKFAVKNLFSDASDFNLLGLFNVDDDFEIRKDVLNAKLLKESDEGYAFVHYTFKEYFAAELLWDCLYKKRHSHDLLLEVFNKVFSTYEYKGVCDFFELILEINQNEKIADLSKEYNSALNKVNWENNKSMSSIWTYFFIVKLVFDNYTHFYDILKNNDQIIRTAFINKRYRQSFAKYFVEKVAKVNKVNKIGFIIITALLYHDCRFNLEPVDDPKFESDVVSDFDYVFYYDKYDFNDMFMYGMYDSESYDSAISGVHYPEYAVDFLKLLTREYNIDLNFCDRNGNTISHYAVQYNSLNTIKYLKEQGADLSISNKTKRTLVHEAVRKGSFEVLRYLLEDCKMDVNVSDVYGNLPVHMRKTVDNNINILKYLKEKGANLSISNKDKSTLIHEAARNGAFKVLRYLVEDCKMDLNVSDVNGNLPVHMISMRDYNIDIFKYFKDKGANLSISNKDKCTLVHEAARNGAFDVLRYLVEDCKMDVNVSDFHGNYPVHMLKMVDANVKILKYLKEKGANLSISNKDKSTLIHAAARNGAFEVLRYLAEDCKMDVNVSDVNGNLPVHMISMRDYNIDIFKYLKDEGVNLSISDKDKRTLVHEAARNGAFEVLRYLVEDCKMHVNVSDVNGNLPVHMIKMVDGNVTILKYLKEKGANLSISNKDKHTLIHKAARNGAFKVLRYLVEDCKMDVNVSDVNGNLPVHMISMRDYNIDIFKYLKDKGANLSISNKDKLTLVHKAARNGAFEVLRYLVEDCKMDVNVSDVNGNLPVHMIKMVDGNVKILKYLKEKGANLSISNKDKRTLIHKAARNGAFKVLRYLVEDCKMDVNVSDVNGNLPVHMISIRDYNIDIFKYLKDKGANLHISNKDKLTLVHKAARNGAFEVLRYLVEDCNMDVNVSDVNGNLPVHMLKMVDANVKILKYLKEKGTNLSISNKYKCTLIHEAARNGAFEVLRYLAEDCKMDVNVSDVNGNLPVHMISMRDYNIDIFKYLKDKGANLSISNKDKCTLVHEAARNGAFKVLRYLVEDCKMDVNVSDVNGNLPVHMISMRDYNIDIFKYLKDKGAKLSICNKNKCTLVHEAARNGAFKVLRYLVEDCKMDVNVSDVNGNLPVHMISMRDYNIDIFKYLKDKGANLSISNKDKCTLVHEAARNGAFKVLRYLVEDCKMDVNVSDVNGNLPVHMISMRDYNIDIFKYLKDKGANLSISNKDKRTLLHKAARNGAFKVLRYLVEDCKMDVNVSDVNGNLPVHMISMRDYNIDIFKYLKDKGANLSISNKDKCTLVHEAARKGAFEVLRYLIEDCKMDVNVSDFHGNLPVHIAM; this is translated from the coding sequence GTGATGGATTCTGGAAAAGCACAAACACCTAGCCAAGGCTTACCTTATGAGATATCTTTACATACACTGTTTGCTTTATCTGCAATCGAAAGCTACACAAATTGGAAACTATTAAATGAAGTTAAATTAGCGGGAAAATTTGATGATCTCGTATTTAAATCAGATGAAAAGTGTATGTTGTTACAAGCAAAAAATGTAAAAGGTGGTAAGAACACTCAAGATTTTATGACagaaaatcccaaaaaaagtGATTTCAGTATCGCAAAGTATTTTTTGTCCTATTTAACTTTAAAGAATTTTTATGAAATAACACCTAACTCCTTAATACTATGCACTACGGCTAGGCTGAACGTTGATAATATTATGGATGAATTACCTGCTGATGCAGGTCCCGCAAACTTGCAAAAAATGTTTGGTCTCGAGCCCAAAAAGTATAGACTTAAAAAAGAAATAATGGTTGACAAGCTTTTAAATACGACAAAACAATTTCAGAAAAACATCAGTAAAGAAGAAACCGACAAAGACAAAAAAGAATGGAAGGAATTGGAGATCAATAGAGAAGATATACAATCATTTATATGTTCGTTTGTTGTTGTTAAAATTAATCTCACGAACATCAAAGCTTTAATTGTCAGCAAATTAAATAAGCTCGATTATCAGTGTAAGTTCCCAATATCATCATACGAATATGTAAAAGTTCATGTAGAAGACTGGTATTATTTACCAGCTGAAAAATCTATGCCTATGACAAAAGACTActttatgtttattttgtgtGGTGAACACAATCGAAATTTTCTTCAGAAGTTGGTTAGTACTAAAATTTATTTCAAGGAAAGTTATCAACTTGATTCAAGTAATATTTTTTGCGTCCAAATACACGACAAtatttctatgtatatattgaAAATTTTAAGAAGCATTCAGAAATCAGAAACGCCGTATTTTTCTCTAAAAGAAAATACATTATGTTTGATGCAAGAAATGGAAAAAACATTTCATAAAATGAAATATACAATGGAACAAAAAGTTATATGTGATATGATGAATACATTCAGATGtgacaaaattaaatatttgattGTTTCATTCCTATCACTTAATCAAGATCAAGCAGTAAATTTTTTAAAGGAGATATCCGAGTATATGATTTCTAAAAAAGACTCgaaaaaaaaagtatttataaTCATCAAAGAACATTATTTGCAAAATAGTGACCCAtcagttaaaataattaatgaTAAAATATATTTCAATTCACTAGAGACTGAAACAAAACAACACATATATGCCAAAGAAATTCAGTTTCAAGGAGAAAATGTTACATTAAAtaatttgattacgaaaaataTGAACACTGAACTTGATGACTATCAAATTAAGATAGATAAGggtcttaaaaaaataatatttagcgAATATACTTACTCGATAGGTTCTAATATGCAAACCCAATCAAAACAGAAGCAGGAAAATTATGTTAAAAGAAGCCTAATGGCTAACTCGGGAGAATTTCCGGAAAGAgagttttttgaaaaaatagagaaaaaaataGTTGTTGTTACTGGTCCGCCTGGTGCAGGCAAAACAACTTTATTGAAACAACTAGTTTCACTCAAAAAAGCCGAAGACAGTAAAATCCGAAAAAAAGTAAAATCTAAATTGACATGGATAATTAATGTTGATTTACAAAAGTCTAAACAATTTTTCCGGAATGATATCGAGAAAACCATATATAATCTATTGTGTCAGAATGAAAATATAACTCCTGATAGCTCTTATTTCGAAGGAAAACTTATTGAGTCTATGGGTAAAATTTTGATTATAGACGGTCTTGACGAGAACTGTTCGGAAGTTATCAACAAAATACAAAACCTATTAGCAGATCATAATTCGCTTCAGGCTTTGAATATTTCTTTGGTTATTATGGGTGCCAGAGATTACAATTTGATCTTAAATCTTAAAAAATTAAGAGATTTAGATAGTTGTGAGTTAGTTAAAATATCTCCATTTTCACCTTGTGATCAGTCTTCTTTTTTCAAGAAATATCTTAAACAATTATTACCTGCAGCAAGTATTGAAAATGATTTATTTGAAAAGGTAATAAATTTGGCTCCAGCATTTAAAGATATTTGTTCAACTCCATTATCGCTAGAAATGgtttctaaaataataaaaaataaaatatctaaatGTGACTCTATTAAATCTTTGCGAAAGGTTTTTGATAACGTTACAAACACATATGATTTTTATAATTGCTATTTACAAGCAATCAAAGACGAATTTGCACAAGATGATGAGATACGCCTTGGAGCTTTTGACGGGTATATCGACTCGTTAAGAAAATTTGCGGTGAAGAATTTGTTTTCTGATGCCTCTGATTTTAACCTTTTAGGTTTGTTTAATGTTGATGATGATTTTGAGATTCGTAAAGATGTTTTAAATGCTAAGTTATTAAAGGAATCAGATGAAGGGTATGCATTTGTTCATTACACTTTTAAGGAATATTTTGCAGCAGAATTGCTGTGGGATTGCCTTTATAAAAAAAGACATAGTCACGACTTATTGCTCGAAGTGTTTAATAAAGTGTTTTCAACCTATGAATATAAGGGCGTTTGCGATTTTTTTGAACTAATTCTGGAAATTAATCAAAACGAAAAAATAGCTGACTTATCTAAGGAATACAATTCGGCCCTTAATAAGGTAAATtgggaaaataataaaagtaTGTCATCTATTTGGACCTACTTCTTTATTGTTAAATTAGTTTTTGATAATTATACTCATTTTTacgatattttaaaaaacaatgatCAAATAATAAGAACAGCTTTCATAAACAAGCGCTATCGCCAATCTTTCGCAAAATACTTCGTAGAGAAGGTGGCAAAGGTCAATAAAGTCAATAAAATCGGTTTTATTATTATAACGGCCCTGCTATATCACGATTGCCGATTTAACTTAGAGCCTGTCGACGACCCCAAGTTCGAGTCCGACGTCGTGTCCGATTTCGACTACGTCTTCTACTATGACAAATACGACTTCAACGACATGTTCATGTACGGCATGTACGACTCCGAGTCCTACGACTCAGCTATTTCTGGAGTACACTACCCCGAATATGCGGTGgactttttaaaattgttaactAGAGAATACAATATAGATTTAAACTTTTGTGATAGGAATGGAAATACAATCAGTCACTACGCAGTTCAGTATAATTCACTTAATACTATAAAGTATCTTAAAGAGCAAGGAGCAGATCTAAGCATTTCCAACAAGACAAAACGTACACTTGTTCATGAAGCTGTTCGAAAGGGCTCATTCGAAGTCCTACGATATTTACTAGAAGATTGTAAAATGGATGTTAACGTCTCTGATGTTTATGGAAATTTACCGGTTCATATGAGAAAAACGgtagataataatattaatattttaaagtatctTAAAGAAAAAGGGGCAAATCTAAGCATTTCAAACAAAGATAAAAGTACACTTATTCATGAAGCTGCTCGAAATGGCGCATTCAAAGTCCTACGATATTTAGTAGAAGATTGTAAAATGGATCTTAACGTTTCTGATGTGAATGGGAATTTACCGGTTCATATGATATCTATGAGAGATTATAatattgacattttcaagtaTTTTAAAGATAAAGGGGCAAATCTAAGCATTTCCAACAAGGATAAATGTACACTTGTTCATGAAGCTGCTCGAAATGGTGCGTTCGACGTCCTGCGATATTTAGTAGAAGATTGTAAAATGGATGTTAACGTTTCTGATTTTCATGGAAATTATCCGGTTCATATGTTAAAAATGGTAGATGCTAAtgttaagattttaaagtatctTAAAGAAAAAGGGGCAAATCTAAGCATTTCCAATAAAGATAAAAGTACACTTATTCATGCAGCTGCTCGAAATGGTGCATTCGAAGTCCTACGATATTTAGCAGAAGATTGTAAAATGGACGTTAACGTTTCTGATGTAAATGGAAATTTACCGGTCCATATGATATCTATGAGAGATTAtaatattgacatttttaagTATCTTAAAGATGAAGGGGTAAATCTAAGCATTTCCGACAAGGATAAACGTACACTTGTTCATGAAGCTGCTCGAAATGGCGCATTTGAAGTCCTACGATATTTAGTAGAAGATTGTAAAATGCATGTTAACGTTTCTGATGTGAATGGGAATTTACCGGTTCATATGATAAAAATGGTAGATGGTAACGTTACGATTTTAAAGTACCTTAAAGAAAAAGGGGCCAATCTAAGCATTTCCAACAAGGATAAACATACACTTATTCATAAAGCTGCTCGAAATGGCGCATTCAAAGTCCTACGATATTTAGTAGAAGATTGTAAAATGGACGTTAACGTTTCTGATGTGAATGGGAACTTACCGGTACATATGATATCTATGAGAGATTATAatattgacattttcaagtaTCTTAAAGATAAAGGGGCAAATCTAAGCATTTCCAATAAGGATAAACTTACACTTGTTCATAAAGCTGCTAGAAATGGCGCATTTGAAGTCCTACGATATTTAGTAGAAGATTGTAAAATGGATGTTAACGTTTCTGATGTGAATGGGAATTTACCGGTTCATATGATAAAAATGGTAGATGGTAAcgttaagattttaaagtatctTAAAGAAAAAGGAGCCAATCTAAGCATTTCCAACAAGGATAAACGTACACTTATTCATAAAGCTGCTCGAAATGGCGCATTCAAAGTCCTACGATATTTAGTAGAAGATTGTAAAATGGACGTTAATGTTTCTGATGTGAATGGGAACTTACCGGTACATATGATATCTATAAGAGATTATAatattgacattttcaagtaTCTTAAAGATAAAGGGGCAAATCTACACATTTCCAACAAGGATAAACTTACACTTGTTCATAAAGCTGCTAGAAATGGCGCATTTGAAGTCCTACGATATTTAGTAGAAGATTGTAACATGGATGTTAACGTTTCTGATGTGAATGGTAATTTACCGGTTCATATGTTAAAAATGGTAGATGCTAAtgttaagattttaaagtatctTAAAGAAAAAGGGACAAATCTAAGCATTTCCAACAAATATAAATGTACACTTATTCATGAAGCTGCTCGAAATGGTGCATTCGAAGTCCTACGATATTTAGCAGAAGATTGTAAAATGGACGTTAACGTTTCTGATGTAAATGGAAATTTACCGGTCCATATGATATCTATGAGAGATTAtaatattgacatttttaagTATCTTAAAGATAAAGGGGCAAATCTAAGCATTTCCAACAAGGATAAATGTACACTTGTTCATGAAGCTGCTAGAAATGGCGCATTCAAAGTCCTGCGATATTTAGTAGAAGATTGTAAAATGGACGTTAACGTTTCTGATGTAAATGGAAATTTACCGGTCCATATGATATCTATGAGAGATTATAatattgacattttcaagtaTCTTAAAGATAAAGGGGCAAAGCTAAGCATTTGCAACAAGAATAAATGTACACTTGTTCATGAAGCTGCTAGAAATGGCGCATTCAAAGTCCTGCGATATTTAGTAGAAGATTGTAAAATGGATGTTAACGTTTCTGATGTCAATGGGAATTTACCGGTCCATATGATATCTATGAGAGATTAtaatattgacatttttaagTATCTTAAAGATAAAGGGGCAAATCTAAGCATTTCCAACAAGGATAAATGTACACTTGTTCATGAAGCTGCTAGAAATGGCGCATTCAAAGTCCTGCGATATTTAGTAGAAGATTGTAAAATGGACGTTAACGTTTCTGATGTAAATGGAAATTTACCGGTCCATATGATATCTATGAGAGATTATAatattgacattttcaagtaTCTTAAAGATAAAGGGGCCAATCTAAGCATTTCCAACAAGGATAAACGTACACTTCTTCATAAAGCTGCTCGAAATGGCGCATTCAAAGTCCTACGATATTTAGTAGAAGATTGTAAAATGGACGTTAACGTTTCTGATGTAAATGGGAACTTACCGGTACATATGATATCTATGAGAGATTATAatattgacattttcaagtaTCTTAAAGATAAAGGGGCAAATCTAAGCATTTCCAACAAGGATAAATGTACACTTGTTCATGAAGCTGCTCGAAAGGGCGCATTTGAAGTCCTGCGATATTTAATAGAAGATTGTAAAATGGATGTTAATGTTTCTGATTTTCATGGAAATTTACCGGTTCATATTGCTATGTAA
- the LOC126886101 gene encoding ankyrin repeat domain-containing protein 1-like, translating into MVDANVKILKYLKEKGANLSISNKYKCTLIHEAARNGAFEVLRYLVEDCKMDVNVSDVNGNLPVHMISMRDYNIDIFKYLKDKGANLSIANKAKCTLIHKAARNGAFEVLRYLVEDCKMDVNVSDVNENLPIHMISMSDYNIDIFKYLKDKGANLSLSNKYKCTLIHEAARNGAFEVLRYLVEDCKMDVNVSDVNGNLPVHMISMRDYNIDIFKYLKDKGANISISNKDKRTLIHEAARNGALDVLRYLVEDCKM; encoded by the coding sequence ATGGTAGATGCTAAtgttaagattttaaagtatctTAAAGAAAAAGGGGCAAATCTAAGCATTTCCAACAAATATAAATGTACACTTATTCATGAAGCTGCTCGAAATGGTGCATTCGAAGTCCTACGATATTTAGTAGAAGATTGTAAAATGGACGTTAACGTTTCTGATGTAAATGGAAATTTACCGGTCCATATGATATCTATGAGAGATTATAatattgacattttcaagtaTCTTAAAGATAAAGGGGCAAATCTAAGCATTGCCAACAAGGCTAAATGTACACTTATTCATAAAGCTGCTCGAAATGGCGCATTCGAAGTCCTACGATATTTAGTAGAAGACTGTAAAATGGATGTTAACGTTTCTGATGTGAATGAGAATTTACCGATTCATATGATATCTATGAGCGATTATAatattgacattttcaagtaTCTTAAAGATAAAGGGGCAAATCTAAGCCTTTCCAACAAATATAAATGTACACTTATTCATGAAGCTGCTCGAAATGGTGCATTCGAAGTCCTACGATATTTAGTAGAAGATTGTAAAATGGACGTTAACGTTTCTGATGTAAATGGAAATTTACCGGTCCATATGATATCTATGAGAGATTATAatattgacattttcaagtaTCTTAAAGATAAAGGGGCAAATATAAGCATTTCCAACAAGGATAAACGTACACTAATTCATGAAGCTGCTCGAAATGGCGCATTAGACGTCCTACGATATTTAGTAGAAGATTGTAAAATGTAA